From Arachis stenosperma cultivar V10309 chromosome 2, arast.V10309.gnm1.PFL2, whole genome shotgun sequence, one genomic window encodes:
- the LOC130963120 gene encoding uncharacterized mitochondrial protein AtMg00860-like, with protein MERKLYTKLSKCDFWKEEVKFLAHVVSRGGITKDLAKVEVVTEWGQPTSVIEERSFLGLAGYYQRFIKEFSQNALPITKLTRKDTPFVWTSEWKANVVVDALSIKSLSVAWMIIKEEELQRKLVDLNLGVREVAGNVCLNQLHISRNFKAEIQKVQQGDQELQKIMQGIR; from the exons ATGGAGAGGAAGCTTTATACAAAGCTTTCAAAGTGTGACTTTTGGAAGGAGGAAGTTAAATTTTTGGCGCATGTAGTGAGCCGTGGAGGTATAACGAAGGATCTTGCTAAGGTGGAAGTAGTGACAGAATGGGGACAACCAACCTCTGTGATAGAGGAGAGAAGTTTCTTAGGATTAGCTGGTTATTACCAGAGATTCATTAAGGAATTCTCGCAAAATGCATTGCCGATAACCAAGTTAACTCGCAAGGATACACCGTTCGTGTGGACGTCTGAAT GGAAAGCTAATGTGGTGGTGGATGCATTAAGTATAAAATCTTTAAGCGTTGCGTGGATGATTATTAAGGAAGAAGAGTTGCAAAGAAAGCTTGTAGATCTTAACTTGGGTGTTAGAGAGGTGGCTGGAAATGTATGCTTAAACCAGCTGCACATCTCTAGGAATTTTAAGGCAGAGATTCAGAAAGTTCAACAGGGTGATCAGGAGTTGCAGAAGATTATGCAAGGGATTCGATAG